CCGCCGAACTTGAGACTAAAGCGTGATGCGGCGGCGGGCCATGGCACGATCCCACTTGGTCGCGTAGGCGTCGTCGAAGACGATGCCGGCTTCGGCGGTGGCCATGAACCAGTAGCCGCCCTTGATTTCCGTCTCGAGCTGATCGGGCGCCCAGCCCGCATAGCCGACCGTGAAGACCGCCCGTTTGGGCCCGCGTCCGTCCGCAATGGACTGGAGAATGTCGGGATGGAAGGTGACGGCGAACTCATTGCCGATGCGGAGGGTGTCGGGAGCGGCATAGTCGGGGCTGTGCATGACGAAGACGCGCGTGGGCTCCACGGGGCCGCCCACGTGCAGGCGCACCGAGCCCGCGGCACCCTTCGGGTCCATGCCGGCCTGGTCGAGCAGCGTGGCCAGCGGCGCGTCGCCGAGCGGGCGATTGAGCACGAGCCCCATGGCGCCGTTGGCGTCGTGGCGGATCATGAAGATCACCGTGCGAACGAAGCGAGGATCCTTCAGCTCGTCCGTCGCGATTAGGAGCTGGCCGGTGAGATAGGCGCCTTGCGCGCGCGCCGAGGACAGGGGCGCCGGCGCGGCGGCCACCATGAGGGCGCCGGCGAGGACGCCGACGGCGATCCAGAGTAGCCGGGGGCGAGGCAGAGCGAGCATCCGTGGCACAGTATAGACGATGCCCTGGCCCACCGCGCTGCGCGCCTTCCGGCACCGGGACTTCCGCTATTTCTGGGCGGGGCAGCTCGTCTCGCTCGTGGGCAGCTGGATGCAGAGCGTCGGACAGTCCTGGATCGTCCTCGAGCTGACCCACTCCCCGTTCAAGCTCGGCGTCATCAATGCCCTCCAATTCGGGCCCATGCTCTTTCTGTCGTTCCTCGCGGGCGCCCTCGCCGACCGCGTGCGCAAGCGCCGCCTCCTCTTGTTGACCCAGAGCGCGCTCATGCTCCAGGCCTTCGCCCTGGCCGCTCTCGACCGGACGGGGCATATCCAGTTCTGGCACGTGGCGACGCTGGCCACCCTCTATGGCATCGTCAATACGCTTGACCTGCCCTCGCGGCAGTCCTTCGTCGTCGAGATCGTCGGCAAGCACGACCTCATCAACGCCATCGCGCTCAACTCGGCCGTGTTCAACGGCGCGCGGGTGGTGGGGCCGGCCATGGCCGGGCTGCTCGTGGCGCGCTACGGCGTGGGAATCGCGTTTCTGCTCAACGGAGTGAGCTTCGTGGCCGTGCTCGCGGCCTTGCTCGGCATCCGGACCGAAGGGGAGCCACGTCCGAGATCGGGCGACACCCTGGGGCAGGAGATCCTGCGGGGTATCCGCTACGCCTGGGAGACGCCGCTGATCGCGCTTGTCCTCTCGCTCTTGCTCGTCATGAGTCTGTTCGTCATCAACTTCAGCGTGCTCGTGCCTCTGGTCGCGCGCGACGTGCTCCACGAAGGCGCCCACGGCTTCGGTCTCCTCATGGCTTCTCTGGGAATCGGCGCGGTGTCGGGAGCGGTCGCGCTCGCCCTCGGCGGACGGGGCCGAGCGCCGGTATGGCTGCTCGCGGGGACGGCGCTCGTCGCGGCCGCCGGCGTGGCCGGGCTCGGCGCCGTGCGCCAGTTCTGGATCGCGTCCGTGCTGCTGGTGGTGGAAGGATTCGCCATGATCGTGTTCATGGCCAGCTCCAACACGACGATGCAGATAACGGTACCCGACGCGCTCCGCGGCCGCCTGATGGGTCTCTACGCCTTCGTATTTGTGGGGATGACGCCATTCGGCGCGCTCCTGATCGGGATGGTGGCCGAGCGCTGGGGCGTGCCGGTGGCCTGCGTGGTGGGCGGCGGTTGCGGGGCCGTGTCCGTGCTCGCGCTGACGCTGGCGTGGGGACGCCGGGCCTCCGCGTCGCCGTCGGCGTAACCGGCGCCTGAACGAGGCCTTGCACGGACTGAGTGAGCCATGGCGCGGCCCGACCACCCCTCACCCTTCCCTCTCCCCTCAGGGGAGAGGGATGACGGTATAATCCAGCCTCCGAGAGGAGCACAGCCCGCATGGCCGGTGAGACGACACTGACGTCCGACACGATCGAGGTGCGCGAGACCCATCGCTTCGATATCGCCGCTCTCGAGCGCTATCTGTCTCCGCGCATTCCCGGCTTCGCCGGGCCGGTGACGGTGCGCCAGTTCCAGGGCGGGCAGTCGAATCCCACGTATTACCTGGGGACCCGCGACCGAGAGTACGTGCTCCGGCGCAAGCCTCCGGGCAAGCTCCTGCCCTCCGCGCACGCCGTCGACCGCGAGTATCGGATCCTCACGGCGCTCGGGCGAACCGATGTTCCCGTGCCGAAGACTTATGTCCTCTGCGAGGACTCCGAGGTCATCGGCACGGCCTTCTATGTCATGGACTGGGTGCGCGGGCGCATCATGGTGGATCCGCTCTTGCCCGGACTGACACCGCCCGAGCGGTCGGCCATCTATGATTCGATGAACGACGTGCTGG
The genomic region above belongs to Candidatus Methylomirabilota bacterium and contains:
- a CDS encoding YqgE/AlgH family protein — encoded protein: MLALPRPRLLWIAVGVLAGALMVAAAPAPLSSARAQGAYLTGQLLIATDELKDPRFVRTVIFMIRHDANGAMGLVLNRPLGDAPLATLLDQAGMDPKGAAGSVRLHVGGPVEPTRVFVMHSPDYAAPDTLRIGNEFAVTFHPDILQSIADGRGPKRAVFTVGYAGWAPDQLETEIKGGYWFMATAEAGIVFDDAYATKWDRAMARRRITL
- a CDS encoding MFS transporter — its product is MPWPTALRAFRHRDFRYFWAGQLVSLVGSWMQSVGQSWIVLELTHSPFKLGVINALQFGPMLFLSFLAGALADRVRKRRLLLLTQSALMLQAFALAALDRTGHIQFWHVATLATLYGIVNTLDLPSRQSFVVEIVGKHDLINAIALNSAVFNGARVVGPAMAGLLVARYGVGIAFLLNGVSFVAVLAALLGIRTEGEPRPRSGDTLGQEILRGIRYAWETPLIALVLSLLLVMSLFVINFSVLVPLVARDVLHEGAHGFGLLMASLGIGAVSGAVALALGGRGRAPVWLLAGTALVAAAGVAGLGAVRQFWIASVLLVVEGFAMIVFMASSNTTMQITVPDALRGRLMGLYAFVFVGMTPFGALLIGMVAERWGVPVACVVGGGCGAVSVLALTLAWGRRASASPSA